In one Cronobacter dublinensis subsp. dublinensis LMG 23823 genomic region, the following are encoded:
- a CDS encoding type III secretion system chaperone family protein, which produces MDSLVVPTLDTLRRWLDNLGVSFFECDTCQALHLPHMQNFDGVFDAKIDLVDNVVLFSAMAEIKPSALLTVASDLSAINAGSLTLKAFLDIQDDNLPKLVVCQTLLTEVGVTVEQFEAFYRQSEQQTSMVIMEARAQQLIYAPEEDEKGEPVVNNHFLH; this is translated from the coding sequence ATGGATTCACTCGTCGTCCCCACGCTGGACACCCTGCGCCGCTGGCTCGATAACCTCGGCGTGAGCTTTTTCGAGTGTGATACCTGCCAGGCGCTCCATCTTCCGCACATGCAGAATTTCGACGGCGTGTTCGACGCCAAGATAGATCTGGTGGATAACGTGGTGCTTTTTTCCGCGATGGCGGAAATCAAGCCCTCGGCACTGCTTACGGTCGCCTCCGATCTCTCGGCTATCAATGCCGGTTCGTTGACGTTAAAAGCGTTTCTCGACATTCAGGATGACAATCTGCCGAAGCTGGTAGTGTGCCAGACGCTGCTGACTGAGGTCGGCGTGACGGTGGAGCAGTTCGAGGCGTTTTATCGCCAGAGCGAACAGCAAACCTCGATGGTCATTATGGAAGCGCGTGCGCAGCAGCTGATTTACGCGCCTGAAGAGGACGAAAAAGGCGAACCCGTAGTGAATAACCATTTTCTTCACTGA
- the potG gene encoding putrescine ABC transporter ATP-binding subunit PotG yields the protein MNDAIPRPQAKPRKALTPLLEIRNLTKSFDGQHAVDDVSLTIYKGEIFALLGASGCGKSTLLRMLAGFETPTAGQIVLDGVDLSHVPPYQRPINMMFQSYALFPHMTVEQNIAFGLKQDKLPKAEIASRVEEMLGLVHMQEFAKRKPHQLSGGQRQRVALARSLAKRPKLLLLDEPMGALDKKLRDRMQLEVVDILERVGVTCVMVTHDQEEAMTMAGRIAIMNRGKFVQIGEPEEIYEHPTTRYSAEFIGSVNVFDGLLRERRDDGLIIDAPGLVHPLKVDPDASVVDGVPVHVALRPEKVMLCDEPPADGFNFGVGEVVHIAYLGDLSIYHVRLHSGQMISAQLQNAHRYRKGAPTWGDEVRLCWDADSCVVLTV from the coding sequence GTGAATGACGCTATTCCCCGCCCACAGGCGAAACCCCGCAAGGCGCTGACCCCGCTGCTGGAAATCCGTAACCTGACCAAATCGTTTGACGGCCAGCACGCCGTGGACGACGTCAGCCTGACTATCTATAAAGGCGAAATTTTCGCGCTGCTCGGCGCCTCCGGGTGCGGAAAATCGACGCTGCTGCGCATGCTCGCGGGCTTTGAAACGCCGACCGCCGGGCAGATCGTGCTGGACGGCGTGGATCTCTCCCACGTGCCGCCTTACCAGCGCCCGATCAATATGATGTTCCAGTCTTACGCGCTCTTCCCGCATATGACGGTCGAGCAGAACATCGCCTTTGGCCTGAAGCAGGACAAACTGCCGAAGGCGGAGATCGCAAGCCGCGTCGAAGAGATGCTCGGGCTGGTACATATGCAGGAGTTCGCCAAACGTAAGCCGCACCAGCTGTCCGGTGGCCAGCGTCAGCGCGTGGCGCTCGCCCGCAGTCTCGCCAAACGCCCGAAACTGCTGCTGCTCGACGAGCCGATGGGCGCGCTTGATAAAAAACTGCGCGACCGTATGCAGCTCGAAGTAGTGGATATTCTTGAGCGCGTCGGCGTGACATGTGTGATGGTGACGCACGATCAGGAAGAGGCGATGACGATGGCGGGTCGAATCGCCATTATGAACCGCGGCAAGTTTGTGCAGATAGGCGAGCCGGAAGAGATCTACGAACACCCGACGACGCGCTACAGCGCCGAGTTTATCGGCTCGGTCAATGTGTTTGACGGCCTGCTGCGCGAGCGCCGCGACGACGGGTTAATCATCGACGCGCCGGGGCTGGTGCATCCGCTGAAGGTTGACCCGGACGCCTCGGTGGTAGACGGCGTGCCGGTACACGTGGCGCTGCGCCCGGAAAAAGTCATGCTCTGCGACGAACCGCCCGCCGATGGCTTTAACTTTGGCGTCGGCGAGGTCGTGCACATCGCCTATCTCGGCGACCTTTCTATCTACCATGTGCGGCTGCACAGCGGGCAGATGATCAGCGCCCAGTTGCAGAACGCGCACCGCTACCGCAAAGGCGCGCCCACCTGGGGCGATGAAGTCCGCCTGTGCTGGGATGCGGACAGCTGCGTTGTGCTGACGGTGTAA
- a CDS encoding STM2901 family protein — protein MDTVESLNGGYFYKGLFDLSAHELLFWVMIDEIQKQLGVEDIIGAAFLLLGTNSIEVPGKMSTATKGTSHASLFFRQHLSYKFKKRILPTLTKKSFSMRGLKIFWVNNLGAFVGRAVPVLGWIILAKDVALISYNTVNHYNKLVRKEDRIW, from the coding sequence ATGGATACCGTAGAAAGCCTTAATGGGGGATATTTTTACAAAGGCCTTTTTGATTTGAGCGCACATGAATTACTCTTCTGGGTCATGATTGATGAAATCCAAAAACAGCTTGGCGTCGAGGATATCATAGGCGCTGCATTCTTGTTGTTAGGTACGAATAGTATTGAAGTGCCGGGTAAAATGTCTACCGCTACAAAAGGGACGTCTCACGCCTCTTTATTCTTCAGGCAGCACCTAAGCTATAAATTCAAAAAGCGTATTCTTCCAACATTGACCAAAAAATCTTTCTCCATGCGCGGGCTTAAAATCTTCTGGGTCAATAATTTGGGCGCTTTCGTCGGTCGTGCAGTACCTGTGCTGGGCTGGATTATACTTGCGAAAGATGTTGCCCTTATCAGTTACAATACGGTAAACCATTACAATAAACTGGTACGTAAAGAGGACAGGATCTGGTGA
- the ybjM gene encoding inner membrane protein YbjM has translation MRRHSRAATACCFILFLAVFIAQKRVLYSFTPLTGSMDLGILFFMLPGALAGVFARRGRELKPLLGALVAAPVCLVLLHLWGGAGRSFWQELAWIFSALFWCSFGSLCWLFLLTLLRRRNGINRL, from the coding sequence ATGCGACGTCATAGCCGGGCTGCGACCGCCTGCTGTTTTATTCTGTTTCTGGCGGTGTTCATTGCGCAGAAAAGGGTGCTGTACTCGTTCACGCCGCTGACAGGTTCAATGGATTTAGGCATCTTATTTTTTATGCTGCCGGGGGCGCTGGCGGGTGTGTTCGCCCGTCGCGGACGCGAGCTTAAGCCGCTGCTCGGCGCGCTGGTGGCCGCGCCGGTGTGTCTGGTGCTCCTGCATCTGTGGGGCGGCGCGGGGCGGTCATTCTGGCAGGAGCTGGCGTGGATTTTCAGCGCGCTGTTCTGGTGTTCTTTCGGCTCGCTCTGCTGGCTGTTCCTGCTGACGCTGCTGCGTCGTCGTAATGGCATAAACCGGCTGTAA
- a CDS encoding TetR/AcrR family transcriptional regulator: protein MATRQNDPQRRERILEATLACIAEHGFHHITHRKIAQQADVPLGSVTYYFKTLETLLEEAFTRFAETMSCQYQALMSQAKSREEACEAVTALICGAQVTTPENMELMYQLYAYAGRQPQLKIIMQDWMRRSQQTLETWFDPATARALDAFVEGMTLHYVIDREPLSRETIRATVGRMVGEG from the coding sequence ATGGCGACACGACAAAACGATCCGCAGCGCCGCGAGCGTATCCTGGAAGCGACGCTTGCCTGCATCGCCGAGCATGGTTTTCATCATATTACGCACCGCAAAATCGCCCAGCAGGCGGACGTGCCGCTGGGCTCCGTCACGTACTATTTCAAAACGCTGGAAACCCTGCTTGAAGAGGCGTTCACGCGTTTCGCCGAGACGATGTCCTGCCAGTATCAGGCGCTGATGTCGCAGGCGAAAAGCCGCGAAGAGGCCTGCGAGGCGGTGACGGCGCTGATTTGCGGCGCGCAGGTGACGACGCCTGAAAACATGGAATTGATGTACCAGCTTTACGCCTACGCGGGCCGCCAGCCGCAGCTGAAAATCATCATGCAGGACTGGATGCGGCGCAGCCAGCAGACGCTCGAAACCTGGTTCGACCCGGCGACCGCCCGCGCGCTCGACGCGTTTGTCGAAGGGATGACGCTGCATTACGTCATCGACCGCGAGCCGCTCAGCCGCGAGACGATCCGCGCGACGGTGGGGAGGATGGTGGGGGAGGGTTAG
- the rimK gene encoding 30S ribosomal protein S6--L-glutamate ligase: protein MKIAILSRDGTLYSCKRLREAATRRGHQVEILDPLSCYMTINPTASCVHYKGRQLPHFDAVIPRIGSAITFYGTAALRQFEMLGSYPLNESVAITRARDKLRSLQLLARQGIDLPVTGIAHSPDDTSDLIDMVGGAPLVVKLVEGTQGIGVVLAETRQAAESVIDAFRGLNAHILVQEYIKEAKGRDIRCLVVGDRVVAAIERQAKEGDFRSNLHRGGVARIAEISEREREIAIKAAATLGLDVAGVDILRAERGPLVMEVNASPGLEGIEKTTGLDIAGQMIAWIERHARPGYCLKTGG from the coding sequence GTGAAAATCGCCATTTTGTCCCGGGACGGTACGCTCTATTCTTGTAAACGCCTGCGCGAAGCCGCCACGCGACGCGGCCATCAGGTGGAAATCCTCGATCCGCTTTCCTGCTATATGACCATCAACCCGACGGCGTCCTGTGTGCATTACAAGGGCCGTCAGCTGCCGCATTTCGACGCGGTTATCCCGCGTATCGGCTCCGCCATCACCTTTTACGGCACCGCCGCGCTGCGCCAGTTCGAGATGCTCGGCAGTTACCCGCTCAATGAATCGGTGGCCATCACGCGCGCGCGCGACAAGCTGCGTTCGCTGCAGCTGCTGGCGCGCCAGGGCATTGATCTGCCAGTCACCGGCATCGCCCATTCGCCGGACGACACCAGCGATCTTATCGACATGGTGGGCGGCGCGCCGCTGGTGGTGAAGCTGGTGGAGGGCACGCAGGGCATCGGTGTGGTGCTGGCGGAAACCCGCCAGGCGGCCGAAAGCGTGATTGACGCCTTTCGCGGGCTCAACGCGCACATACTGGTGCAGGAATATATTAAAGAGGCCAAAGGGCGCGATATTCGCTGTCTGGTGGTGGGCGACCGCGTCGTCGCGGCCATCGAGCGGCAGGCGAAAGAGGGTGATTTTCGCTCGAACCTGCATCGCGGCGGCGTGGCGCGCATTGCTGAGATAAGCGAACGCGAGCGGGAAATCGCCATTAAAGCCGCCGCGACGCTGGGGCTCGATGTGGCGGGCGTCGATATTCTTCGCGCCGAACGCGGCCCGCTGGTGATGGAGGTGAACGCCTCGCCGGGGCTGGAAGGCATTGAAAAAACCACGGGGCTTGATATCGCCGGCCAGATGATTGCCTGGATTGAGCGTCACGCGCGGCCCGGCTACTGCCTCAAAACCGGCGGCTGA
- a CDS encoding MFS transporter, whose product MSSDVNHSSALRHRTWALFLFFFLPGLLMASWATRTPSIRDVLEVSTAGMGIVLFGLSVGSMSGILCSGWLVKRLGTRPVIRNGMTLGVVGMLLMALALGLASPLLFACGLAVLGAGMGSAEVALNVEGATVEQLQNKTILPMMHGFFSLGTLIGAGIGLSLTALNFRADLHLTIATLITVIPIIVGLRAIPHGVGKEAKEARQQRPAGHIPFWRDSQLLLIGLIVLAMAFAEGSANDWLPLLMVDGHGFSPTSGSLIYAGFTLGMTLGRFCGGWFIDRYSRVNVVRASAMMGALGIGLIIFVDNPLIASVSVLLWGLGASLGFPLTISAASDTGPDAPVRVSVVATAGYVAFLVGPPLLGFLGEYYGLRSAMLVVLSLVVLAALVARAVAKPATPGEPEREVI is encoded by the coding sequence ATGTCATCCGACGTGAATCACTCTTCCGCGCTGCGTCACAGGACGTGGGCGCTGTTTCTGTTTTTCTTTCTGCCGGGCCTGCTGATGGCCTCCTGGGCGACCCGCACGCCGTCTATCCGCGACGTGCTGGAAGTCTCTACCGCCGGGATGGGCATCGTGCTGTTCGGTCTTTCGGTGGGCTCGATGAGCGGTATTCTGTGCTCCGGCTGGCTGGTGAAGCGGCTCGGCACGCGTCCGGTTATCCGCAACGGCATGACGCTTGGGGTTGTCGGGATGCTGCTGATGGCGCTTGCGCTGGGGCTCGCCTCGCCGCTGCTGTTCGCCTGCGGTCTGGCGGTGCTGGGCGCGGGCATGGGCTCCGCCGAGGTGGCGCTGAATGTCGAAGGCGCGACCGTTGAACAGTTACAGAACAAAACCATTCTGCCGATGATGCATGGTTTTTTCAGCCTCGGCACGCTGATTGGCGCGGGCATTGGGCTTAGCCTGACGGCGTTGAATTTCCGCGCCGATCTGCACCTCACCATCGCCACGCTCATCACCGTGATCCCGATTATCGTCGGGCTGCGTGCCATTCCGCACGGCGTTGGTAAAGAGGCGAAAGAAGCACGCCAGCAGCGCCCCGCCGGGCATATTCCGTTCTGGAGAGACAGCCAGCTGCTGCTCATCGGGCTGATTGTGCTGGCGATGGCGTTTGCCGAAGGCTCCGCCAACGACTGGCTGCCGCTCCTCATGGTAGATGGTCACGGCTTCAGCCCCACTTCCGGCTCGCTGATCTACGCAGGCTTTACGCTCGGCATGACGCTTGGGCGTTTCTGCGGCGGCTGGTTTATCGACCGCTACAGCCGCGTTAACGTGGTGCGCGCCAGCGCCATGATGGGCGCGCTCGGCATCGGGCTGATTATCTTTGTCGATAATCCGCTTATCGCCAGCGTCTCTGTGCTGCTGTGGGGATTAGGCGCGTCGCTCGGCTTCCCGCTGACGATTTCGGCGGCGAGCGATACCGGGCCGGATGCGCCGGTGCGCGTGAGTGTGGTGGCCACGGCGGGCTATGTCGCCTTCCTGGTGGGCCCGCCGCTGCTCGGTTTCCTGGGGGAATATTACGGACTGCGCAGCGCGATGCTGGTGGTGTTGTCGCTGGTGGTGCTGGCGGCGCTGGTCGCCCGCGCGGTGGCCAAACCTGCAACGCCTGGCGAGCCTGAGCGTGAGGTTATTTAA
- the nfsA gene encoding oxygen-insensitive NADPH nitroreductase — MTPTIELLCSHRSIRHYTDEPISDAQREAIIHAAQSASSSSFLQCSSIIRITDRAMREQLVTLTGGQPHVAKAAEFWVFCADFNRLLQICPEAQLGLAEQLLLGVVDTAMLGQNALVAAESLGLGGVYIGGIRNSIEAVTELLGLPQHVLPLFGLCLGWPADDPQVKPRMPAGLMVHENRYQPVDRELLAEYDEQIADYYMHRDSNARRDTWSDQIRRTIIKENRPFILDYLHKQGWATR; from the coding sequence ATGACGCCAACGATTGAGCTGCTCTGCTCGCACCGTTCTATCCGCCACTACACCGATGAGCCCATCAGCGACGCCCAGCGCGAAGCGATTATTCACGCGGCGCAGTCGGCCTCAAGTTCCAGCTTCCTGCAATGCAGCTCGATTATTCGCATTACCGACCGCGCCATGCGCGAGCAGTTGGTGACGCTTACCGGCGGCCAGCCGCACGTCGCGAAGGCGGCCGAGTTCTGGGTGTTCTGCGCCGATTTCAACCGCCTTCTGCAAATCTGCCCTGAGGCGCAGCTGGGCCTTGCCGAACAGCTGCTGCTCGGCGTGGTGGACACCGCGATGCTCGGTCAGAACGCGCTGGTCGCGGCGGAATCGCTCGGCCTCGGCGGCGTTTACATCGGCGGCATTCGTAACAGTATTGAAGCGGTGACCGAACTGCTGGGCCTGCCGCAGCATGTGCTGCCGCTCTTTGGCCTGTGCCTCGGCTGGCCGGCGGACGATCCGCAGGTGAAGCCGCGTATGCCCGCCGGGCTGATGGTGCATGAAAACCGCTATCAGCCGGTTGACCGCGAACTGCTCGCTGAGTATGACGAACAGATAGCCGACTATTATATGCACCGCGACAGCAACGCCCGCCGCGACACCTGGAGCGACCAGATCCGCCGCACCATCATCAAAGAGAACCGTCCGTTTATTCTCGACTATCTGCATAAGCAGGGCTGGGCGACGCGCTAA
- a CDS encoding DUF1493 family protein: protein MNTVSDEDIQTMILKELPLVTSFTLKKQEPDLDNPLQEMFEVEDIAEMAQTLFSHFGTEHSYFDLTTYFPWKTPGLFSRKPVIQDKAPLTIRMFVESVKAGRWLYG, encoded by the coding sequence GTGAATACGGTATCTGATGAAGACATTCAGACTATGATCTTAAAAGAACTACCGCTAGTGACTTCTTTCACACTTAAGAAGCAAGAGCCTGATCTTGACAACCCTTTGCAGGAAATGTTTGAAGTCGAAGATATCGCAGAAATGGCTCAGACCCTTTTCAGCCATTTCGGGACAGAACACAGCTACTTCGATCTCACCACTTACTTTCCGTGGAAAACGCCAGGACTGTTTTCACGCAAGCCCGTGATACAGGATAAAGCGCCTTTGACAATCAGGATGTTTGTGGAGTCGGTGAAGGCGGGGAGGTGGTTGTATGGATAA
- a CDS encoding aspartate:alanine antiporter, with the protein MNINVADLLNGNYILLLFVVLALGLCLGKLRLGSVQLGNSIGVLVVSLLLGQQHFSINTDALNLGFMLFIFCVGVEAGPNFFSIFFRDGKNYLMLALVMVASALLIALGLGKAFGWDIGLTAGMLAGSMTSTPVLVGAGDTLRHAGMEGAQLAQALDHLSLGYALTYLIGLVSLIFGARYLPKLQHQDLQTSAQQIARERGLDTDANRKVYLPVIRAYRVGPELVAWADGKNLRELGIYRQTGCYIERIRRNGILANPDGDAVLQMGDEIALVGYPDAHARLDPSFRNGKEVFDRDLLDMRIVTEEIVVKNHNVVGRRLGQVKLTDHGCFLNRVIRSQIEMPIDDNIVLNKGDVLQVSGDARRVKTIADRIGFISIHSQVTDLLAFCAFFIVGLMIGMITFQFSSFSFGIGNAAGLLFAGIMLGFLRANHPTFGYIPQGALMMVKEFGLMVFMAGVGLSAGSGIGHGLGVVGGQMLFAGLIVSLMPVVICFLFGAYVLRMNRALLFGAMMGARTCAPAMEIISDTARSNIPALGYAGTYAIANVLLTLAGTLIVIIWPGT; encoded by the coding sequence GTGAATATAAACGTCGCAGATTTGTTAAACGGGAATTACATCCTGTTATTATTTGTGGTGCTGGCGCTCGGCCTGTGTCTTGGTAAATTACGCCTGGGTTCTGTGCAACTGGGTAATTCCATTGGCGTTTTAGTGGTTTCATTATTATTAGGCCAGCAGCATTTTTCGATTAACACCGACGCGCTTAACCTCGGCTTTATGCTGTTTATTTTTTGCGTCGGCGTGGAAGCCGGGCCCAACTTTTTTTCCATTTTCTTTCGCGACGGCAAAAATTACCTGATGCTCGCGCTGGTGATGGTGGCAAGCGCCCTGCTTATCGCGCTCGGCCTTGGCAAGGCGTTCGGCTGGGATATCGGCCTGACCGCCGGGATGCTGGCGGGCTCGATGACCTCAACACCGGTGCTGGTGGGCGCGGGCGACACGCTGCGTCACGCGGGCATGGAAGGCGCGCAGCTCGCCCAGGCGCTGGATCACCTGAGCCTCGGCTATGCGCTGACTTATCTTATCGGTCTGGTCAGCCTGATTTTCGGTGCGCGCTATCTGCCAAAGCTTCAGCATCAGGACCTGCAAACCAGCGCCCAGCAGATTGCACGCGAGCGCGGTCTCGACACTGACGCCAACCGCAAAGTCTATCTGCCGGTTATTCGCGCCTATCGTGTGGGGCCGGAGCTGGTCGCCTGGGCTGATGGCAAAAACCTGCGCGAGCTCGGCATTTATCGTCAGACCGGCTGCTACATCGAGCGTATCCGCCGCAACGGCATTCTCGCGAACCCGGACGGCGACGCGGTGTTGCAGATGGGCGATGAAATCGCGCTGGTGGGCTACCCGGACGCGCACGCGCGCCTCGACCCGAGCTTTCGTAACGGTAAAGAGGTGTTCGACCGCGACCTGCTGGACATGCGCATCGTCACCGAAGAGATCGTGGTGAAAAACCACAACGTGGTGGGTCGCCGCCTCGGCCAGGTGAAGCTCACCGATCACGGCTGCTTCTTAAACCGCGTCATCCGCAGCCAGATTGAGATGCCGATTGATGACAATATCGTGCTTAACAAGGGCGACGTCCTGCAGGTGAGCGGCGACGCGCGACGCGTGAAAACCATCGCCGACCGCATCGGGTTTATCTCCATTCACAGCCAGGTGACCGACCTCCTCGCCTTCTGCGCTTTCTTTATTGTCGGCCTGATGATTGGGATGATCACGTTCCAGTTCAGCTCGTTCAGCTTCGGCATCGGTAACGCGGCGGGGCTGCTGTTCGCGGGCATCATGCTCGGCTTCCTGCGCGCCAACCACCCGACGTTTGGTTATATCCCGCAGGGCGCGCTGATGATGGTTAAAGAGTTCGGCCTGATGGTGTTTATGGCGGGTGTTGGCCTGAGCGCGGGCAGCGGCATCGGCCACGGGCTCGGCGTTGTGGGCGGCCAGATGCTCTTCGCGGGTCTCATTGTAAGCCTTATGCCGGTTGTGATCTGCTTCCTGTTTGGCGCGTATGTGCTGCGCATGAACCGCGCGCTGCTCTTCGGCGCGATGATGGGCGCGCGTACCTGTGCGCCTGCGATGGAGATCATCAGCGACACCGCGCGCAGCAATATCCCGGCGCTCGGCTATGCGGGCACGTATGCGATTGCCAACGTTCTGCTGACCCTCGCCGGTACGCTTATCGTCATCATCTGGCCCGGCACATAA
- the potF gene encoding spermidine/putrescine ABC transporter substrate-binding protein PotF has product MSTQSKKWLSGVVAGALMAVCATTSAAEQKTLHVYNWSDYIAPDTIANFTKETGIKVVYDVFDSNEVLEGKLMAGSTGFDLVVPSASFLERQLTAGVFQPLDKSKLPNWKNLDPEILKLVAKHDPDNKYAMPYLWATTGIGYNVDKVKAALGKDAPVNSWDLVLKPENLEKLKSCGVSFLDAPEEIFATVLNYLGKDPNSSKADDYSGAATDLLLKLRPNIRYFHSSQYINDLANGDTCVAIGWAGDVWQAANRAKEAKNGVNISYSIPKEGALAFFDVFAMPADAKNKEEAYEFLNYLMRPDVMAHISDHVYYASGNKASTPLVSKEVRDNPGIYPPADVMAKLFTLKVQEPKLDRVRTRAWTKVKSGK; this is encoded by the coding sequence ATGTCCACCCAGAGTAAAAAATGGTTATCGGGTGTAGTTGCCGGTGCGTTGATGGCCGTATGTGCGACGACCTCAGCGGCTGAACAGAAAACGCTGCATGTGTATAACTGGTCAGATTATATCGCCCCGGACACCATTGCGAACTTCACCAAAGAGACCGGCATTAAAGTCGTCTATGACGTGTTCGATTCCAACGAGGTCCTGGAAGGCAAACTGATGGCGGGCAGCACCGGCTTCGATCTGGTGGTGCCTTCCGCAAGCTTCCTTGAGCGCCAGCTCACGGCAGGCGTTTTCCAGCCGCTCGACAAGAGCAAACTGCCGAACTGGAAAAACCTCGACCCGGAAATCCTCAAGCTGGTGGCGAAGCACGATCCGGATAACAAATACGCCATGCCGTATCTCTGGGCGACCACCGGTATCGGCTATAACGTGGACAAAGTCAAAGCCGCGCTTGGTAAAGACGCCCCGGTGAACAGCTGGGATCTGGTGCTAAAGCCGGAAAACCTCGAAAAACTGAAAAGCTGCGGCGTCTCGTTCCTGGATGCTCCTGAAGAGATCTTCGCCACCGTGCTGAACTACCTCGGCAAAGATCCGAACAGCAGCAAAGCGGACGACTACAGCGGCGCGGCGACCGACCTGCTGCTGAAGCTGCGCCCGAACATTCGCTACTTCCACTCCTCGCAGTACATTAACGATCTGGCGAACGGCGACACCTGCGTGGCCATCGGCTGGGCGGGCGATGTCTGGCAGGCGGCGAACCGCGCGAAAGAAGCGAAGAACGGCGTCAACATCTCCTACTCCATTCCGAAAGAGGGCGCGCTGGCGTTCTTTGACGTCTTCGCGATGCCGGCAGACGCCAAAAACAAAGAAGAAGCGTATGAGTTCCTCAACTACCTGATGCGCCCGGATGTTATGGCGCACATCAGCGATCACGTCTACTACGCGAGCGGTAACAAAGCATCCACGCCGCTGGTGAGCAAAGAAGTGCGTGATAACCCAGGCATCTACCCACCGGCGGACGTGATGGCCAAGCTCTTTACCCTTAAGGTGCAGGAGCCGAAGCTGGATCGCGTGAGAACCCGCGCCTGGACCAAAGTGAAAAGCGGTAAATAA